In the Mesorhizobium sp. M1D.F.Ca.ET.043.01.1.1 genome, GGATCTCGGACAATTCCTCGATGAACACCGCGCCCAGGCTCTGCAATCCTTCGACGACATAGCGGTTGTGCACGATCTCGTGGCGGACATAGACCGGCGCGCCGTATTTCTTCAGCGCCAGCACGACAATCTGGATGGCGCGGTCGACACCGGCGCAGAAGCCGCGCGGCTGGCAGAGCCTGATCGTCAGCGGTGGCTTTTTCTCAATCATCAAAACGGGCCGGTTCAGTCGGAAAGCTATCTGATTGTTTTGACGCAATTCCGGACGGAAAACCGCTCACACTTTTCCTGGAATTGCTCAAGGGCGAAATGAGGCGTGCAGCCCTGCCCTGTCAAGAGCGGCCGCGCTCAACCTTCCTTCGCCGGGCGGCGGAGCCTCAGGATCAGCACCGCGGCAAGGGCGGCGGCCAGGCCATACCAGGTGACGGCATATTGCAGGTGGTTGTTCGGCAGATCGATGATGGTAACGCCGCCGACCGGCAGACCGCCGGGATTGGGCGTCCTGTCGGCATCGATGAAGAACGGCACCAGCCCGGCGCCTGCCGTCAGGCCGGCGCTCGAAGCCATGACGTCGCGGTCCTTCCAGTAGAAGATGTTCTTGGCGACATCGTTGTCGGGCAGCATCATCGAAGGTTTTTCCGGGAGCGGATTGCGGGCAAGCCCGGTCACCGTCACCTTGCCGGCGACCTCGCCCTGCCGGCGCTTGGCCGGATCCTTGAGATCGTAGGGGACGAAGCCGCGATTGACGAGCACGAACCGGCCATCTTCGAGCTGCAGGGGCGTGTAGACGTTGAAGCCGCTGTTGCCTTCCCAGGTCGAGAAGAAATGCCGCTCGCCCTGGTGCAGGAAGGTGCCGGTCACCGTCACCGGCGTGTAGTCGACATCATGAGAGGCGGCGAATTCCTTCTCGACATCGGCCAGCGGCAGAGGCGCCGCGTGCGTGCGCCTGTCGATGGTCTCGAGCAGCCCTTCCTTCCAGTGCATGCGCTGCACCTGCCAGGTGCCGAGACCGAGGAGAATGGCGAACAGGACAAGGCCGAGACCAAGCAGCAATGCCGAGCGCGGCCGCCAAGGGCCGGCAGCCGAACCGGTCGTATCGCTCATTGGCCGCTGTCCAGCCTGCCTTCCGCGGCTTTCTTCGAATATTGCAGGGTGATCAGCACGCCCTTGATCAGGCGCAGCGCCGTCAGGCTGAGCACCAGCGCCAGCGGTATCCACAAAATGAAATGCAGCCAGAGCGGCGGGCTCAGCGTCACTTCCATCCACAGCGCCAGACCGACGACGATGAAGCCGATGATCAGGATGACGAAGACAGCCGGGCCGTCGCCGGCATCGGCAAAGGAATAGTCGAGGCCGCAACTGTAGCAGCGCTTGCCGACAGTCAGGAAGCCTGAGAACAGCTTGCCCTCGCCGCAGCGCGGGCAGCGGCCGTGCAGCCCGGCCGAGATCGGGTCGATGGGTGGCCAGATCGCCTTGTCTTCGCTCATGTCGGGCATCCTATCGCATTGCGCGCAAAAGATAAGGCGGCCACGTCGCCGCAGCCGCCTTTTGGGATTCCGAAAACCGTCGGTTTAATGGGCTTCGATCAACGCGCCATTCGAGGCCCAGACATAGATGCAGCTGAACAGGAACAGCCAGACCACATCGACGAAGTGCCAGTACCAGGCAGCCGCCTCGAAGCCGAAATGCTGCTTCGGGGTGAAGTCGCCGCGCATCGCGCGCACCAGGCAGACGAGCAGGAAGATGGTGCCGATGATGACGTGGAAGCCGTGGAAGCCGGTCGCCATGAAGAAGGTGGCGCCGTAGATGGAATCCTTAAAGGCGAAGGGCGCGTGCATGTACTCGTAGGCCTGCACCATGGTGAACAGCATGCCGAGGCCGACGGTCAGCACTAGGCCGTTGATCAGGCCCTTGCGGTCGCCGTGAAGGAGCGAGTGATGCGCCCAGGTCACCGTCGTGCCCGACAGGAGCAGGATGATGGTGTTGTAGAGCGGCAGATGGAAGGGATCGAGAACCTCCAGGCCCTTCGGCGGCCAGACACCGCCGGTGAAGGTGGTGCGGGCATATTGCGCCGCTTCGCCGGGGAACAGGCTGGCGTCGAAGAAGGCCCAGAACCAGGCGACGAAGAACATCACCTCGGAGGCGATGAACATGATCATGCCGTAGCGCAGATGCAGCGAGACGACGCGCGTGTGGTGGCCCTCATGCGCTTCCTTGATTGTGTCCGACCACCAGGCGAACATCGTGTAGAGCACGATGATCAGGCCGATGAAGAACAGCCACGGATTGGCGATGTTGTGGCCGAAGACCGGGAAGTTGCCGGCCTTCAGATACTGCATCAGGCAGACGCCGCCGATGGCCGTGACCAGCGCGCCGATCGAGCCCAGGAAAGGCCAGGGGCTGGGATTGACGAGATGGTAGTCGTGGTTCGGTTTTGCGTGCGCGTCTGCCATATCAACCCCCGAGGCTTGCTTCGGAATCTGGAACTTTGTTGCTGTTCTTGCCAGCAGCCGGCGCGGACGACGCGACCGGCTGTTTCTTTTCGACCGGGAACATGGTGTAGGACAGGGTGATGGTCTTCAAGTCCTTCAGTTCCGGCACGTTGACGATGTCTGGATCGACATAGAACACGACCGGCATGTCCAGCGTCTCGCCGGGCTTCAGCGTCGTGTCGGTGAAGCAGAAGCACTCCACCTTGTTGAAATAGGCGCCCGCCATTTCCGGCTGCACGTTGAAGGAGGCGCGGCCGGTGATCGGGCGGTCGAACTTGTTGGTGGCGCTGTAATGCGCCTGCGTGGTCTCGCCGATCTTGATCGTCACCGAACGGGCGACGGGCTCGAACTGCCACGGAATGCCGTTGGTGTTGGCGTCGAAGCGGATGGTGATGTCGCGGTCGAGCACGCGGCCGGCATATTGCTTCTCGGCGCGCTGCGTCGTGCCGCCATAACCGGTGACCTGGCAGAACATCTTGTAGAGCGGCACCGCCGCATAGGCCATGCCCACCATGCCGGTGAAGAAGGCGAGGCAAACCGCCACCACGATGCGGTTGCTGTTCTTCCTGAGGGGGCTGGTCTCGACGCTCATCGCCGCCTCACATCAAATTCGTGGGCATCACGCCCGAAGCGTGATGGCCGAAGCGCACGATGGTGGCGATGTAGAAGATGATGACGAGCGCGGCGAGCGCGACACCGATGGCGACGGAGCGGTTGCGCCGCGCCTTCCGCTGGCGTTCGGTCAAGGTGACCAGTTCGAGGTTCTTGTCGGCCACGATCATGCTCCCCCCATGACGAGGGCGCGCCCGACCACGCTGTCGACGAGATAGGCGGCGAAGATTGCAAAGAGATAGAGTAGCGAATAGCCGAACAGCGCCTTGGCCGGCTTCATCGCGCGGTCGTCGTCGCTCATCCCCAGCACCTTCCAGGCATACCAGACGAAGCCCAGGCCGAGCGCCAGGGAGACGGCGCCATAAGCGGCGGTGGTGTAGCCGAGCAGCCAGGGCAGCACGCCGACCGGCGCCAGGATCAGCGCATAGGCAAAGATCTGGCGGCGGGTCGAGGCCGGGCCGGCGACGTTCGGCATCATCGGGATGCCGGCGCGGGCGTAGTCGTCCGACTTGAACAGCGCCAGGGCCCAGAAATGCGGCGGCGTCCACAGGAAGATGATCAGGAACAGGATCAGGCTTTCGAGGCTGACCGATCCGGTCACCGCGGCCCAGCCGATCACCGGCGGGATGGCGCCGGCGGCACCGCCGATGACGATGTTCTGCGGCGTCCAGCGCTTCAGCCACATCGTGTAGACGACGGCGTAGAAGAAGATGGTGAAGGCAAGAAGCGCCGCCGACAGCCAGTTGATGAGCACGCCCAGCGTCATCACCGACAGTGCCGACAGCACCAGGCCGAAGCTCAGCGCCTCGCCCGGCGTGACGCGTCCGGCCGGGACCGGACGGCCGGCGGTTCTTGTCATCACCGCGTCGATGTCGGCGTCGTACCACATGTTGAGCGCGCCCGAGGCGCCGGCGCCGATCGCGATCGCCAGGATGGCGATCACCGCCAGCAGCGGATTGATGGCGACCGGCGCCGCGACCATGCCGACAAAGGCCGTGAAGACGACCAGCGACATGACGCGCGGCTTGAGGAGAGCGAAGAAATCGCCCGCGGTGGCTTCCGACATTCGAAAGCCAACTTCCTCCATCAATTTGTGGTCGGCAAGGGCCATGCGTACTTAAAGTCCATCATTCCGTTGGCCAAGAACGCCGGCTCGCCGGCGGCCTCGTATTTCGGGCAGCCGCCTTACTTGATCTTCGGCAGCTGTTCCCACTGGTGGAACGGCGGCGGCGAAGGCAGCTGCCATTCGAGCGTGGTGGCACCCTCGCCCCACGGATTGGCGCCGGCGACCCGCTTCTTCTGGAAGGCCTCGAACACGCCATAGAGGAAGATCGCAACGCCGACGGCCGCGATGTAGGAGCCGTAGGACGAGACCATGTTCCAGCCGGCGAACGCGTCCGGGTAGTCGACGGTACGGCGCGGCATGCCGGCGAGACCGAGGAAGTGCTGCGGGAAGAAGATCAGGTTGACGCCGACGAAGGTGACCCAGAAGTGGGTGTTGGCGATCACCGGCGAGTACATGTAGCCGGTCATCTTCGGGAACCAGTAGTACCAGCCGGCGAAAATGGCGAACACCGCGCCCAGCGACAGCACGTAGTGGAAGTGGGCGATCACGAAATAGGTGTCGTGCAGCGAGCGGTCGAGACCGGCATTGGCCAGTTGAACGCCGGTGACGCCACCGATCGTGAACAGGAAGATGAAGCCCAGCGCCCACAGCATCGGCGGCTTGAAGGAGATCGAGCCGCCCCACATCGTGGCGATCCAGGAGAATATCTTCACGCCGGTCGGCACCGCGATGACCATGGTGGCGAACACGAAATAGCGCTGCGTGTCGAGCGACAGGCCGGTGGTGTACATGTGGTGCGCCCAGACGATGAAGCCGACGGCGCCGATCGCGACCATGGCGTAGGCCATGCCGAGATAGCCGAAGACAGGCTTCTTCGAGAAGGTCGAGACGATGTGGCTGATGATGCCGAAGCCCGGCAGGATCAGGATGTACACCTCGGGGTGGCCGAAGAACCAGAATAGGTGCTGGAAGAGGATCGGATCACCGCCATTGTCCGGCACGAAGAAGGAGGTGCCGAAGTTGCGGTCGGTGAGCAGCATGGTGATGGCGCCCGCCAGCACCGGCAGCGACAGGAGAAGCAGGAAGGCCGTGATCAGTACCGCCCAGGCGAACAGCGGCATCTTGTGCATGGTCATGCCGGGCGCGCGCATGTTGAAGATGGTGGTGATGAAGTTGATCGCGCCGAGGATCGACGAGGCGCCGGCGATGTGGATCGACAGGATCGCGAGGTCCATCGCGGGACCAGGCTGGCCGGAGGTCGAGAGCGGCGGATAGATCGTCCAGCCGCCGCCGACGCCGAAGGCGCCGGGCGCGCTCGGCACGAACATCGAGGAAAGCAGCAGGATGAAGGCCGGCGGCAGCAGCCAGAAGGAGATGTTGTTCATGCGCGGGAAAGCCATGTCCGGCGCGCCGATCATGATCGGCACCATCCAGTTGGCGAAGCCGCCGATCAGGGCCGGCATCACCATGAAGAAGATCATGATCAGGCCATGCGCGGCGCCGAAGGCGTTGTACATGCTCTTGCCGCCGTCGATGGCGGCGTCGCCCTGCATGCCGTAGACCATCTGCGCCAGACCGCTGAAGATCTGGATGCCCGGCTCCTGCAGCTCCATGCGGATGGCGACCGAAAGCGCGCCGCCGATAATGCCGGCGATGATCGCGAAGATCAGGTAGAGCGTGCCGATGTCCTTGTGGTTGGTCGAATACACCCAGCGGACCCAGCCATGCGGCCTGTGGTCGTGGTGCTCGTGAGCTGCAGCCTCTGCCATATTCCGCTCCGTTCCCTAAATCTTGCTAACCCGCGGCGTCAGTTGCCGGCGGCCGCTACCTTGTTGGTGCCATCGATCTCGGCCATCAGCGCCTTGTTGGCGGCAGGCACATCGGTCTTGGCCGTCTCCAGCCAGGTCTTGAACTGCGCATCGGACACGACGCGAACCGCGATCGGCATGAAGGCGTGATCCTTGCCGCAGAGCTGCGAGCACTGACCGTAGTAGAGGCCTTCCTTCTCGGCCTTGAACCAGGTCTCGTTGGTGCGGCCCGGCACGGCGTCCATCTTGATGCCGAAGGACGGCACGGCGAAGGAGTGAATGACGTCGGTGGCGGTGATCAGCACGCGGGTCATGGTGTTGACCGGCACCACCAGCTCGTTGTCGACGGCAAGCAGGCGCGGGTAGAGGTTGCGGTCTTCCTTGCCGGCCTTGGCGCGATCACCATCCTGAAGGATCGCCGAGTTGAAGGAGAAGCTCTTGTCGATCTGGTATTCGTAGTCCCAGTTCCACTGGTTGCCGGTCGCCTTGACGGTGAGCTTGGCTTCTTCCGGCGGCGTGTACTGCGCGGTGAGCAGCTGGAACGAGGGAATGGCGATGAGCAGCAGGACGATGACCGGCCCGACCGTCCAGATGACCTCGATCAGCGTGTTGTGGCTGGTCCGCGAGGGCAACGGGTTAGCGCTCGCGCGGAACCGCAGGATGCAATAGGCGAGCAGGATCAGCACCAGAAGGGTGATCACCACAATGAACACAAACGTGTAGTTCCCGAACCATTCGATCTGCCGCATCATCTCGGTCGCGGGCGCCTGGAAGGCGGTTTCCCATGGCCGCGGCTGATCAGCATAGGCGGACGTGCCGGAGAGGAGCGCGCCTGCGGCCGCAGCACCTGCCAGAAGTCTGGCGCCTGCCATGAATTTTCTCATCGCCCTCTCGTCTCCCACTTCCTGCGATCGGATCGCACCAATAACGAACGACGCCGGGATTGGGAATCCCGGTCTGTCCTAAGGTGGTTCAAACCATACTCTATTTCCCTCCGCAAGGAAGGAGCGGGCGAAACCGTGCGGCATTTTTGCGCGCAGCCCGAAGGGCATCCCCGGCCGTCGAGGCAGTGTGTGCCGGACGGTCGCAATTCGGGCGAATTTGCTCTGGAAAAGCGCGTAACTGCCAGTATCTGGGCGGGCCGGCGACGGTCTCGTCCTTTACTTGGCCTTGGCGCAGCTTAAAGTGCCGTGATTCGCAATGGAGCCGTCATGACTTCCTGGCTTTTGAGACCCCTGGCGAAGGTCGTCTTCCTTGCCGCCTTGCTTGGCGCCGGCGTGGCGAACGCCGCGCCGCCGCAGACCGCGGCGCCGCCCAGCGGCACGGTAAAGTCGACGCATGGCGCGTGGTCGATCATTTGCGACACGCCGGCCGGCGCGACCTCCGAGCAGTGCGTGATGATGCAGAACGTCGTCGCCGAGGATCGTCCGGAGATGGCCTTCAGTGGTGTGCGCACCGCCGACAACAAGGCCGAGATCCTGCGGGTGCTGGCGCCGCTCGGCGTGCTCCTGCCCAACGGGCTTGGCCTCAACGTCGACGGCAAGGACATCGGCCGCGCCTATTTCGTGCGCTGCTTCCAGGACGGCTGCTATGCGGAAGTGATCCTCGAGAAGCCGTTGCTCGACACGCTGAAGAGCGGCACCTCGGCCACGTTCATCGTCTTCCAGACGCCGGAGGAAGGCATCGGCATCCCCGTCGATCTCAAGGGATTCGCCGAAGGCTTCGCCGCCCTGCCCTGAGCGCGGCGGCACCGCGGGTCGTCCACTTGTCCGCGGCGATGACAATCGCGTGTGAATGCCGCCGATTGTCTTGACGTGCCTTCGCCCCTACATCGGGTGGAATGATGAAACCGCCAGTGGACAGTCCCGCCATGAATAGCCTGATCGGCCAATTCGACATTTCCGACGACCGCGTCAAAGAGATCGTCGCCGACACCATCAAGGGCGCCGACGACGGCGAGCTTTTCCTCGAATACAGCGAGAGCGAAGCGCTGATGTTCGACAACGGCCGGCTGAAGACGGCCAATTTCAACACCGACCAGGGTTTCGGTCTGCGCGCCGTCGCCGGTGAGGCAAGCGGCTATGCGCACTCCAGCGATCTTTCGGAAGCCTCGCTGCTGCGCGCGGCCGACGCGGTCTCGGCGGTCAAGGGCGGCTATTCCGGCACGCTTGCCGCAGCGCCCGCCCGCACCAATCGCCACCTTTACGGCGACGAAAATCCCATCCCCTCGCCCAGCTTCGAGGCCAAGGCGAAGCTGCTGCAGGAGATCGATGCCTGGCTGCGCGCCGCCGATCCGCGCGTGCGGCAGGTGACGGCCTCGCTCGCCGCGTCCTGGCAGCATGTCGAGATCGTGCGCGGCGACGGCCAGGTGGTGCGCGACATCCGTCCCATGGTCAGAATCAACGTCTCGGTGGTGGTCGGCGATGGCGACCGGCAGGAAAGCGGCTCCTACGGCATGGGCGGCCGCAAGAGCTTCGGCGAGTTCCTCACCGAGGAGAGCTGGAAGCACGCCGCGCGCGAGGCGCTCAGGCAGGCGCTGGTCAATCTCGAGGCCGTTCCGGCGCCGGCCGGCACCTTTGACATCGTGCTCTCCAGCGGCTGGCCGGGCGTGATGCTGCACGAAGCGGTCGGCCATGGCCTGGAAGGCGACTTCAACCGCAAGAAGACGTCGGCCTTCGCCGGGCTGATGGGCCAGCAGGTGGCGGCCAAGGGCGTGACCGTGGTCGACGACGGAACGATCGCCGAGCGTCGCGGCTCGCTCACCGTCGACGACGAGGGCACGCCTTCGGCGCGCAATGTCCTGATCGAGGACGGCAAGCTGGTCGGCTACATGCAGGACCGCCAGAACGCTCGCCTGATGGGCATGAAGGCGACCGGCAACGGCCGGCGCGAAGGCTACGCGCACCAGCCGATGCCGCGCATGACCAATACCTACATGACCGCGGGCGACATGAA is a window encoding:
- a CDS encoding SURF1 family protein; the encoded protein is MSDTTGSAAGPWRPRSALLLGLGLVLFAILLGLGTWQVQRMHWKEGLLETIDRRTHAAPLPLADVEKEFAASHDVDYTPVTVTGTFLHQGERHFFSTWEGNSGFNVYTPLQLEDGRFVLVNRGFVPYDLKDPAKRRQGEVAGKVTVTGLARNPLPEKPSMMLPDNDVAKNIFYWKDRDVMASSAGLTAGAGLVPFFIDADRTPNPGGLPVGGVTIIDLPNNHLQYAVTWYGLAAALAAVLILRLRRPAKEG
- a CDS encoding DUF983 domain-containing protein, producing the protein MSEDKAIWPPIDPISAGLHGRCPRCGEGKLFSGFLTVGKRCYSCGLDYSFADAGDGPAVFVILIIGFIVVGLALWMEVTLSPPLWLHFILWIPLALVLSLTALRLIKGVLITLQYSKKAAEGRLDSGQ
- a CDS encoding cytochrome c oxidase subunit 3 encodes the protein MADAHAKPNHDYHLVNPSPWPFLGSIGALVTAIGGVCLMQYLKAGNFPVFGHNIANPWLFFIGLIIVLYTMFAWWSDTIKEAHEGHHTRVVSLHLRYGMIMFIASEVMFFVAWFWAFFDASLFPGEAAQYARTTFTGGVWPPKGLEVLDPFHLPLYNTIILLLSGTTVTWAHHSLLHGDRKGLINGLVLTVGLGMLFTMVQAYEYMHAPFAFKDSIYGATFFMATGFHGFHVIIGTIFLLVCLVRAMRGDFTPKQHFGFEAAAWYWHFVDVVWLFLFSCIYVWASNGALIEAH
- a CDS encoding cytochrome c oxidase assembly protein encodes the protein MSVETSPLRKNSNRIVVAVCLAFFTGMVGMAYAAVPLYKMFCQVTGYGGTTQRAEKQYAGRVLDRDITIRFDANTNGIPWQFEPVARSVTIKIGETTQAHYSATNKFDRPITGRASFNVQPEMAGAYFNKVECFCFTDTTLKPGETLDMPVVFYVDPDIVNVPELKDLKTITLSYTMFPVEKKQPVASSAPAAGKNSNKVPDSEASLGG
- a CDS encoding heme o synthase, whose translation is MALADHKLMEEVGFRMSEATAGDFFALLKPRVMSLVVFTAFVGMVAAPVAINPLLAVIAILAIAIGAGASGALNMWYDADIDAVMTRTAGRPVPAGRVTPGEALSFGLVLSALSVMTLGVLINWLSAALLAFTIFFYAVVYTMWLKRWTPQNIVIGGAAGAIPPVIGWAAVTGSVSLESLILFLIIFLWTPPHFWALALFKSDDYARAGIPMMPNVAGPASTRRQIFAYALILAPVGVLPWLLGYTTAAYGAVSLALGLGFVWYAWKVLGMSDDDRAMKPAKALFGYSLLYLFAIFAAYLVDSVVGRALVMGGA
- the ctaD gene encoding cytochrome c oxidase subunit I; translated protein: MAEAAAHEHHDHRPHGWVRWVYSTNHKDIGTLYLIFAIIAGIIGGALSVAIRMELQEPGIQIFSGLAQMVYGMQGDAAIDGGKSMYNAFGAAHGLIMIFFMVMPALIGGFANWMVPIMIGAPDMAFPRMNNISFWLLPPAFILLLSSMFVPSAPGAFGVGGGWTIYPPLSTSGQPGPAMDLAILSIHIAGASSILGAINFITTIFNMRAPGMTMHKMPLFAWAVLITAFLLLLSLPVLAGAITMLLTDRNFGTSFFVPDNGGDPILFQHLFWFFGHPEVYILILPGFGIISHIVSTFSKKPVFGYLGMAYAMVAIGAVGFIVWAHHMYTTGLSLDTQRYFVFATMVIAVPTGVKIFSWIATMWGGSISFKPPMLWALGFIFLFTIGGVTGVQLANAGLDRSLHDTYFVIAHFHYVLSLGAVFAIFAGWYYWFPKMTGYMYSPVIANTHFWVTFVGVNLIFFPQHFLGLAGMPRRTVDYPDAFAGWNMVSSYGSYIAAVGVAIFLYGVFEAFQKKRVAGANPWGEGATTLEWQLPSPPPFHQWEQLPKIK
- the coxB gene encoding cytochrome c oxidase subunit II gives rise to the protein MAGARLLAGAAAAGALLSGTSAYADQPRPWETAFQAPATEMMRQIEWFGNYTFVFIVVITLLVLILLAYCILRFRASANPLPSRTSHNTLIEVIWTVGPVIVLLLIAIPSFQLLTAQYTPPEEAKLTVKATGNQWNWDYEYQIDKSFSFNSAILQDGDRAKAGKEDRNLYPRLLAVDNELVVPVNTMTRVLITATDVIHSFAVPSFGIKMDAVPGRTNETWFKAEKEGLYYGQCSQLCGKDHAFMPIAVRVVSDAQFKTWLETAKTDVPAANKALMAEIDGTNKVAAAGN
- a CDS encoding invasion associated locus B family protein, translating into MTSWLLRPLAKVVFLAALLGAGVANAAPPQTAAPPSGTVKSTHGAWSIICDTPAGATSEQCVMMQNVVAEDRPEMAFSGVRTADNKAEILRVLAPLGVLLPNGLGLNVDGKDIGRAYFVRCFQDGCYAEVILEKPLLDTLKSGTSATFIVFQTPEEGIGIPVDLKGFAEGFAALP
- the tldD gene encoding metalloprotease TldD, whose product is MNSLIGQFDISDDRVKEIVADTIKGADDGELFLEYSESEALMFDNGRLKTANFNTDQGFGLRAVAGEASGYAHSSDLSEASLLRAADAVSAVKGGYSGTLAAAPARTNRHLYGDENPIPSPSFEAKAKLLQEIDAWLRAADPRVRQVTASLAASWQHVEIVRGDGQVVRDIRPMVRINVSVVVGDGDRQESGSYGMGGRKSFGEFLTEESWKHAAREALRQALVNLEAVPAPAGTFDIVLSSGWPGVMLHEAVGHGLEGDFNRKKTSAFAGLMGQQVAAKGVTVVDDGTIAERRGSLTVDDEGTPSARNVLIEDGKLVGYMQDRQNARLMGMKATGNGRREGYAHQPMPRMTNTYMTAGDMNPEEIIASVKNGIYAVSFGGGQVDITSGKFVFGCTEAYMIEDGKVTQPIKGAMLIGNGPDAMHRVTMVGNDMKLDNGIGMCGKAGQGVPVGVGQPHLRMNQMTVGGTRV